ACCACTGATAATTCTGCATTTAGGTCGTGTTGCTCACTTTGAGGCTGTAAGAGGCCCTTTCTCAGGCATTTACCGTCACAGCCCAGCTGAGAATAAAAGCCCAGTCAGATCACCTGGGCCTCTCACCTAGAATGGGACATGTCCTTCTGGACTGCTCAATTTCTAGAGACACCACTCTTTTTAAATCTCAATTCTTTATACCCTTCGAGGTGACTTCAAAAGAACAAGTCGATCACACCCGTTGCgttttgcttttcacttttttaactgctttcaaCTTTGCATATTAAGTGTTCATTAACACCATCCACATTTAAATTGGTGTATTTGTTACTGTTCACTTAAACAATTGCTTTTACGCTTGTGGCTGAGTGTCATCCACCCTAAAAAAAAGCAGGCAGTCCCAGGTAAAATTGGGGAAAACTCCTTACGCAGCTACACAAGCGCAGGCGCAGCAGCTGAGACCAACGGCCTTGTCCCCAAACAGACGTGTGGGTCATGAGCATCACAAGTCACCTCAGGGCAGGAGCATGAGGCACCCCCCATCCACAGACCAGGAGGGGCAGCAACATTTCTGAGAGCTCCCTGTGCTCTTCCCAGTtgttttctccctctgcctGTCAGCAGGACCTTCTTTCCAACCACAGCAACTGCTGAAATTGCTGCCAGCAGCCATCGCACAGGTATTGCCCGACCCCAGGCTCTTTCATCTAACTTTTACTATCACCAAGCAAAATAGCAGCAGAATATCCAGCTGTTCAGAGCATTGTTGggtatttcctttgtttcattCACATTTCCAGTAACACACTACAAAAAATAACCAACCTGGAACAACGGCTCTCCCAGAACAGCTATTGTTCATTACAGACActgaaatgaagtatttttttggTGCCTGGCTGCCCTCAGGACCCTGGTGCCGCAGGGTGCACTGCAGCACTTCTTGGTAGCGCTGAGAAGCCAGCGCAGGGAAGCACTAAGCTTTGGGGGAGCAACAAGACCTTTCTCACCAGAGCCACTGGCAAGCGGTGTACGAGCATAGGGGGAGAGCAGCAGGtgcaagaacatttttatttatttcttaaatggcACTAGAAAATGGCAGACTCACCTACTCGAAGCCAGTACCAGCCTCCAGGCTCATTTTTAGCGGACCTGTCACCTGGCAGGTGTAACAGTGCTTACCTCCAGTAGGAACAACTCCATGGGCTTGATCAGCCGACTCCGTTGATGTTTGCTCCAGGGAGGTCGCTGTCAGGAGCGGCagatttctgtaaagaaatggtCATTCCCTCTCCTACACTGGGAGCCAGTGGAACTgcacctgccccagcccctcaaGCAAACACTGCATCAGTTTTTAAGCAAACCCTTGGGGCAATGGTTGTCCATGTCAAAACGTGGCGAGATTTACCAGCCGCAGCTCTGAAACACACAAGAACAAAAGACAGACCCCCTCAGAGCTGACCACGTGCCCCCTCGCGCAGCAGTGACGGGTGGCCCAAGCAGTGGCCAGCACAGCTGTCCCTCTGGCCTGCTGACTTCCTGACGtagcagagagaggagaaggcCCATGGGGGTTCATGCAGCACCTGCACCTCCGGGGTACAATGACATCCCTGGAGCCTGCCAGAGCAGGCCTAGCCACCCAGCTTTCTAGCATCCTTGCTTCAAATGCAGTTGCGTGGTGAGCAAAAtgctgggaagagcaggaccAAGAGCAGGGAAGGCAAGTGGCCCTGAACAGAGAGGAGGCGACTGCCAGTTTCCTGGCAGACTTGATGTGCACGCTGCCTTTCACTCCACGCTTCTCAAGAGAGAGCGCCGAGCTGCGCAAACTGTGCCATTTCCCCTTTCGGGTACAGCCTAGGACAGCCGGGGCATGGGGGCACGTCCCGAGATGCAGCTCACCACCCTTGTTCACGGGCATCCCACCAGGAAGGCCGTGCAAGGCAAgctggctgctctgcacagatcAGAGGGGCAGCCGTAGCaacagattatttaaaaaaaaaaagaaaaaaaggcagcactATCCCGATTAACCTTTAATCCAACCAACACACGCGTGTGAAAGGACAAGCCGTTATGAGTTCCCAGTGCCAGCCAGCCTCTGCAGCATTGGCAGGGGTCGGAAGAAAATCTCTGGAGCAGGCTTTCCCGTAACTCTGCACTGCAGTTTCTTACAACTTCACCTGACTCGCTAGCTGCTGCCAGAACCTCAGTGGCTGGCTGGAGTCCTGCTCCAGTGCCATCGCTCAGGTCCAGCCTCCCTGGCTCCGGTCAAGTATGCCAACAGCGCTTTGGTAGCGCAGGCAAGAGCTAACCACGCTGCCCTGAGCCATGACCGACTCAGGAAACTTACCCCACCCCCCTCTGCTTTTGCTCCGCGTGCTTTTGTGATTGACGTCATAGCTGTGCTCGGGTGCACAGCTCACCCCCACGTTACCTCTGCTGAAGGCATCTCAGACAGCCCCATTCACTTGCTGAGGTGCCACGATTAACAGCTAGCCTCCCCCTCCGTGGAGGACGGAGAGGCACACACCTTGAGGGAGCAAGCCAGAAACCAAAGGGGGCTAAATGAGACTGTAGGATTCTCTTCACAGAGTATTGGCAGTCCCGGAATCGGGCTCCCCAGCTAAGCCCCCCGTTACCTGCTGTGAATTGGGGGCCAAACTCCACCCAGGAGGCGCTGGGGTCCTGGGGAGCTCCCTGGAAGGCCTGCAGGCTGGCTCTCTGGAGGCTCTGGCATGGAAGAGAGCGGGCTTCCCCACCGGCAACTGGTGTGGAGCATGTTTGGCAGCCCAGGCCTCACCTCAGATTTCCTCTGTTCCCACAGGAGACGTAGGAGACATGGAGCACACCGGCACCCTACTCTGGCTGGTGCCGGCAGAGCTGTCCCAGCACCACAGTGTTGTGTGAGGATGTCGAGAACTCCCTAAACCCAGAGCAACCATCACCCTGCCAtcagccttctcctcttcaACTTCTAATCCATCAAAGACTGACCATCCCGGGTCACCTCCATAAAGCTCTAACTTACCCAGTGGGTTAAAAATGAATACAAACCCAACCGCCCCGAATCCAAGTAATGGGTAATGtcagaaacagcattttgcagGCTCCATTCTTCATTGATCCTTCTTTACTGAtctcacatgcacacacacacattttccgTTCTTTTTCCAGCCACGCTGCATGTTTATACCAACAGAAGTGACCGGtggaaaataattcagctgTAAAATTAAAGCAAGGGGAGGTAAATCACCACACAAACAGACCAATAGGTAAATGTCAGTTctcatatttaatattttaataattttgtttgcaaCATTTACCACATAAATCATCTAAATAAATAGATGCTGTACAGTCTCTTATCCATatcagtacaaaaataaaaccacacttTGTGTCAAATTATGCTCAAGCCTGCCCTCCCTTTGCTATTACAATCTCCTTTTATAGCACATACTCGCTCAGAAAAGGCATTATACTCCGATTGGTTGGTTTGGAATTGGTTTACTCCctatttccccccctccccaaatacATTCAATTAGTCTGTACAAAAGCTAGAAGCTCATTCTGTGCAAAAGGAAGCTTTCTGTGTGCAAAGACTCAGGTACTCTAGCGTGCCGACAGGAACAACAGCGACAACTGGAGagacaagaacaaaaataaattgggGACCCTCCCCTCTAACTGACCCcatcccccacctccccccaatGGAAAGGAAGCGTACCAAATCACATCAGTCGGTGTGCAAAAAGAGGCCAAACGACACCTGTACGCTGAGGGAAAAGGCTGGTGCTGTAAACCCAGCGAGAGACCCGGGGTTCCCCCAGCTGTAAAGCTTGCTAAGTGAGGAAAAGATTCTCTCATCTTGGCCTGCTCAAAAGGTTCTCCAGATACGCAGAACAAAAGCTTcatctaaattattttagttctttTGTTGCCGTTCCGTTGGAGATGAGGTGAGGAAACGGCCTCTGGAAAAATCCAGCAGCTTCTGAAGACAGCTCCTGGCTcaccctcccttcctctccccactcCCTGCAGAAGGACAGGTATCCCCCCGTTCCTCAACTACGCTAATAAGGTGCAATTTTTCAGACAGGAAACTCTCTATATGAAGATGTCTCCAGAGCTGGAAGAAGTGGTCGTAGTTCCAGACTAGGACTGCTCAAACTGAAACTCaacttcatttttccctttcctcagaCAAAGgcggtggggagggaggaagccaACCCGCACCCTGAAGGTGAGCCAGGGACTGTGCaggtctcctctcctccctcaggGAGCCCTCCTTCACCTGGCCTGGCAGAGCACACTCCCCCTTCAGCCATGGGAGGGAGGCAAAGGGCTGGGTGGCAGCTCTGGAAAAATGATAAGGAGCAGCCAGCAGCCTGAAACAGATacatcttttgcttttcaaatgccACTTTCAGACAGACGATAAGGAGTACTTAGCACTCCTAGTGCTTTGCATTTCCAAAGTGCTTCAGAACATACTTCagatttaaaagcaagaaaaaaagctgcttaaCATTTTGACAGATTTGCAAAAAGCTTCTCTGTGCTGACACTACattttctggttaaaaaaaaaaaaaaaaagaaaaaaaaaaaagaggctttcCACCTCCTCCAAAATCCCCCTCCCAGTCAAAACTCTGCTACCTCAGTAACGAGGTAAGCTGTGACAGAGGTTCCCAACAGTCTTACGAGCTCTCCCTTTCAATGCCAACTGGTGCTCTCAGACAAGAACCCCTGGTAtctttgcagagcagcccaTGGCAGACGGAAACAATCTCAGCAGCAAAGCTCCTACCCCACTGCAGCTTGGTAGCGATCCTTCTCCCCCGTCAGCCATTACGTGCTCCCACTGGGCTCCGCTCCTCTCTGCAACTGGTTAACCAGGGATcatctcctgcctgctccctgctaAGCCACTGCACTCTTAAGAAATGAAGGGTGCAAGTGGAAGaggtggaagagaaaaaggggtCATTGCTCTAGGACGTGCTTGTTACAGGAAAGGATTTGAAGGGTCTGAATTAAATTTTAAGTgattccttctctctccttcctgttGTCCTGGGGCTGTTTCATAGGCCTTCCCACCTTGACCAGCTGCTTGGGTGAAATCCGGGGGTTTCAACACCCAGAAGCTTCATGCTGGCTCTGCGAGGACAGAAAGTTCAGCAGGCAGAGGACAACGTGGTCTCCTGATGATAAGCCATTGTCTCAAAACAAGTTTACCATGCTCTTGGGGAAAACTGTTTTACGCCAAGCACAGCAAAAGCGACGCGTTCTCTTCACCTGTATGTGCCAATGCTGTACATTCCCATGTAGAGGTTACCCTATGCAAGCTGTTACGTACACGTCTCCCTTGCACTCCCAAATGGTAAACTGCAGATAGATAAATGTAGCTCCGACCATCTCCTCTCCACAGGGCCCACTCAGGACTCCAAGGGGCATCCACCCACTGATGCAAGGGATCAGCTTCACTACAAGTTCTTGCACCTCTAACATGCCTTCCCTCTCAGCTGCCAGCTCACTCAGAGGCCTGTCCTCCACTGCTGAGAAAGAGCAACTCTGAGGCaactccttccctcccttcacTGACAAGCAGCTGCCCCTACTATTTCCCTAGGAAGGCCCACTGCCCTCTTCTTCCTGGGCTGCAGGTAAGCAAGGGAGGAACAGAAGATGGGTAAATACCATCAGCTTGAgaaaaggagggtttttttacacTTTCCCTACTTCAGAAAGCACAAATGTAAagccagggaggagaggaagcagCGGAGAGGTGGTGCCAGATTTAGCTTTGCTCAAATACATGGATGTGGTTGACAGCCCCCGCTGCCGTCCCGCACCCCAGCCTCTGTTGTGGCTACCACCGGGGGTCTTGCATGAGGTACCCTGCCTATTGTTTGACCTGCGCAAAGCctcccttctctcttccagTGAAACCATCAAACAGCACTAGCTGGTGTACAGCAGGAAATAGCACTGGGGCCAAGGGCCCCCTGTGAGGTGAACAAACAATTTTATACATTCAGTCACAAAACACCAGAAGAACAATTCTGGACAGTTTCACAACActaacaacaaaagaaaacccattcGTTTCTCAATAAACTTCTTTCTGTCTGAGGCTCTGACATAAACAAGGGTCAATTCACTAACAAATTTGGGCTTATTTTGGCAAATGAAGTTGCTTTCGGGTGTTCTCACAATATCATCCTGGCCTTGcttgaaaaagggaaaaaaaaaaaacaacccaaaccaccTTGGTTTGAATTCACAAGCAGAAGGGCCCCCAAGCAAATGCAGGACAATAGGAACATGCAGGAGCTACTAGGCTACTTAATGCCACTATTTAtgtgttaaaacttgctgttccAAGGCATCACTTATATATCAGAGCAATAACATGTAGTTTATAACCATCCAGGAACAGAGgaagtcctttctttttttaaaaaaaacaaaaacaaacaacccccacAGTTTTAACAATAAAGGTTTTTTCCAATTTCATGAAGCTCCTCAGTTGTGTCATATATACAGTGAGTTCATTGTGAGAAGATCTATGAAATGAAAACTTCTGTGGCACAAACGTGGCTGGTAAACTCTTGCATGGAAACAGTTCTAAGAATGACTATTAGAACAGTTCTTCTTGGAGAAGTTTGTTTCTTGCGTACAGTTCAACAATTTCCACTGGctgaagtttgtttttcttgtttacaGCCGCGGAGCCAAACGAGGTATGGGAGAGTTAGCCCATTTCTATTCTCGGCTTGTGCTTCAAATAGAATTATTAAACTCAGCTTCAGCTGGATGCTATTCTGGCTCTTCTAATCAAACGGAATGCTTAACGAAGCTCTGAGCACAGCATCTGATTTTCATGATATGTTAGCCCAAGGGGTCCCAGTTCAATTTTCAGAGTTTGGGCTGAACTGACAGACGGACGGTATTGAGAAGAAGAGACAAGGAAACCCAGACACTCTCTCTTGCCAGCACAAGTAAAACCCCCATACATCTCTAGACCTGCAGAAGCAGAATAAAGCTAATTGTAAGGTCCCTGAAAGCCAGCTCTACCAAGGAAGTTTACAATGATATGTCACCAGACAATATGGAACAGagccacatttttaaaagatcaagagaaaaatcttctcaAGAAGATCTTTAAGATAAGCAAGAATTCAtgaatgtcaaaaaaaaaaaaaaaagtccaccCCAACACAGTAACTGCTTAGTTTCCTACCACAAACTCCTCCTCACACACAAACCAAACCCACGCACATGCAACTTGTTGCGACTTAACCTGATAAGGGTTAACTCCTCATTGACCTGTACAAAAAGCCAGGTACTTTTTTCAACACTTTGTGTAGGGAGAAGATTAGTCACCAGCAGAACGCAAGCTAGCCTGATCCAAAAAGTGGTTAAGATATGAAGCTGTGGATGAATCCTCTTTGAAAGACCACCACAGGTCTTTGAAAACTCCActgcaagaggaagaaaagatgtttaaagagaaatgccaaaataaaacatcaaGAAACCTCAGCTGGTGCAaggagggaaaagcagaggaTGGAAATCCAGTTTATTAGGACAAgctctttcctgctgcaggtTTGGAATTGCTTCTGATGTCCGCCAAAGCCAGGAACCTTAATAAAGAAGAAGCTTTTTGATGTATTTGTACACCGAGATGAAGACAGGACAAAGGCAGCAGTAGCTGCATTAGAATAAAGAAACCAGATCTAGTAAGTGCCATGAAGATTTAGCAGGGTGAGCTGGAGttcaagactttttaaaaaaacaggctAAAATATCATGCTCCTGCAACCACAACTACCTGACCTGCTACAAGCCTCAAGAGTGGACTCAGCCACATGGTGTGACCACTGGtcacaacaaaaagagaagataTTTGGCATGTGTTGGGAAGACTGGGTGTGCGTGTGGGGGTGAAGATGACAACACTGTCTAACGCCGCATCCTGCAAAAGAGGGTGCAACTCCAGATACAGAAGCCTCGCTCTGGACACCCACATTCAAACAAACATCCTGAGCCTGTGTGCTTACCTCATCAATCTGCCCTTGCTAGCTATTACAAGCTTCTTTCCCACTCACTCTTCCTCCCACCGCATAATTCCCCCCCAGCTTCCACTTCTCACCCTCTCAGATTTCTCCATAATAAAACTCCCATGTCATTTCTCAGAGACAAAAAGGTTAGTCCAGAAATTCAAAATCTTCCCAGTGGTCCTGAAACTGCTGTGACACAGTGGAAGAGAGGCCTGCTCAAACAGCTCTGAGCTGGAAGGGGAAATCCTAAGTCCACACTGAGCTGCTGTATCCCATCTGAGGTAAAACCTGCTTTTATAAAAACCATAGGGGCAGTCCAAGCACTTTGTAAAAAGCAGATGCTTGGAGGGCCAGAAGCCCCAGAGCTCCCAAATTCTGCAGGCCAGCAGCCAAGCCCTCCAAAGGAACACACTGAGGATTTCCACAGGTACCTTTACCTCAGAGCTCGGAAGGCTCATAGCTTCCTTTCGAATAAACAGAGCAGGTAAGAGATGCTTCAGGTGGGGTGggaagaggaaacaaagaatTTAAGGATAGTAATCATGACCGTAGCCAATGTAACCCTGCAGCACTCTGTCCTGCAGTTCCCACCTTAGACTCTAGCttacttctcttcctttccataGGAAAAGGtctatatttaaaaatccaagttatttaaataagatttgcttaaaaaaaaaaaaaaggaagagaacatGCACGTGCACGAACAGATGCTATGCTAAACTACCAACTCAAAATATAGCAATTCTTCAAAAGCCTCAAAGTGTCACAGGCAGTCCAGCACAAGGCATCTTTAAGTGCAAGATCAGGCAGGGTCTATTGAAATGCAGACCACTTTCCTTGGCAAAGATTTTTAAGCCTTCCAAGGGGAAGTTCCCATCAGTAAAGAGGTACAGGATCACAGATACTGTGAGGAGACTGGAGTCGTGGAAAAATATTACTCAGGCAGTACAATCCAAGAATTCTCATTGCTAAGAATTAAcaatttctttcccctcctcaaATCTAATGCATGCCTTCCCCACATGTTGTTTACTTTGGATCTCTCAATAGGATCCAAGAACAGAAATTGCTGCTAATCAAGGCCCATTTCTAGCTCAGTTCTGTCCAATTCCTGTGTCCTGGGCCTGTGCCAGTATCTTGGATATCTCTGCAATGCCAGGCAATGCTTTGGTTGTCCTATTAGCTCCTCCTCCCAGGGGTGAGGAGTCATTTTTCAACCAACTTATTACCACAGATTCAGAGCAGCATTTGTTATTAAtactgaatttggcaaggggTAAGAACACCCCACTTTCTATAAAGCATTCCTCACACAGCAGAGCCGAGCCTGGAAATCCTGTTTAGCATATACAGAATGGTATGTCTTGACTGCGCTGAATTTCTGAGCTTTTAATGAGGGCAAATTGAATTCATGTCGCCAATCCAGATTTCAGAGATGCATTTCAGTCTTTCTGCATGATCAACAACCAAAGGGAGAAACCTGCCTACTTGGACCTGCTCTGCAAAGACTGACTTACCACAGACAGGCAAATACGGTTCTGAAGTCCTGACAGCAGGCCACAGGGAAAACAGCACTGGAGAAAAAGTCTTAACAGGCTGGAGTTATCAACACAGGTAGGATCCATTGCCTctcactgctgcaggaagagagggaggaggaaggtgggaaGAGCAACACACAGAGAAGTATCTTTATCCAAGGGATATCAATTGCAGAACAAGGCGGCAGGCTAGAGATACAGCTCTCTTTCCACCTCCACATGCCCTCTCCCCACaaatgcagctgctgccacTTAACAGGATAAAAGGCGAATTGTTTGGCTTGCTGCTTTCACATCCAGGAGGGGAGTCTTTGCCAGGGAAAGGGCTGTCAGTTTTTCAGATGGACAAAGCAATGACAAACGCACACCCCCTACGCTGCCCTTTTTTTGCGTATCTGAaaggggggaaaggagaagagagggggagaaaaaaaaaaaaaggtctctgtAAACATTTTAAGAGGAgacattttggattttttttttcttaagggaTAAAATAATCCTTCCCTAGCCCCACCCTAAAAGCACTGGATTTGGGGAGCACTGAAAACAGAGATTCAGAACTGCGCACTCCGGTCTCGAAAGAAGCCCTCAGCCACTTGTGCTTCTCTGAAAGTGACGGTAATGGAGTTTGCCGTGATGTCCGTCACTGTCACTTCACTGGGGGGCACAGTGGGAATCCAAGGGAGACTGCCATCCACAtctgctgcaggagaggcagaTAAGAGCATGttagtgagagagagagaggttgagggagatggaaggagggagagggaagggaaggatggAAAAGGGGCctcctttctgaaaaatggTGGGTGAAATCAGCCCGTACTGAGTCTGCACATACAAGACAAGAAAGAGCATGGGCAATCCCTCCCCTCAGAGGCTAAGGGAAAATGGAGGATCACTGCAGGATATAATGCGAAAAGGGAAGAGTAGCAAAGGTGTCTAGACACACACCAGCTTCGAGGCAGACTACATGGAGGTCAAAAGACCCTCTAACACCACCCAGCTCATCTAACCATCCACAATTCCCCGATACCTCTCACCCCAACTCAGCCCCCAATTTGGCTCTGTGTCAGCAAAGCACACTCACTGGGTGTGAGCTCCCCTGCTCATAAATACCCTACCCTGCTGAAAAGTCAAAAATCACACTCTTACACACATTCTTCAGATACTCCTGTGGGAGTCAAAGAAATCCAAAATAGAGGGTCTTCCTTGTCCTGCACCTGCAATGCAGCCTGGGTACAATTCTCTCAAAAAATCCACCAATACTGCTTCATGGAGAGGCTGCTCTCCTCTTCTTATATCCTTCCTTTGCGCCCTGATAGCTCCATACAAGAAACCCAAGCATCCCtgcactttttcactgtgagaaaAATTATCAGTCCCTCTggcacccaaaccctcacttttcccCAAGCCCTAGGGACAGCcacaaaaatacacagagaaaggaaggaagaaaaacataccCCCTCTCTGTCGCTATGTCTGTACTATATACCTTGTCGTCCCAACCCAGGCAAGGAACAAGGGCCCCTTCAGAGTATTTCCTGGCCCCTGTCTCAAATACCTGTGGTGCCTACTTTCACCTCAGAAGGAGTCCAACCCCCCCAACAGTAACTGGAATTCCATGCAGGTCCTGAGTCAAGGGGAGAACAAAAACAGTTTCTGTAGTGCCGTTCACTCTTCCAATCCCCAAGTGCTTTAGAGACCAGTGCTTCTAGCAGAACAACAGCCCCACATATTTGCCCATTGCCAGGATGCAACACTGGGTTCCTCTGCGCTAGTCCcattgctgcctccctggaTTTTGGGTGCTGTTTGAGTCCCTCTCAGAGAGGAGGCGATAGCATTGCTCCTCAGAACATAGCCCTCTCCCCAAAACCCTGCCTAATCCAGCCTGGCTACCAGCAACTCCTAGCAAGGAGTAACAGGATTCCCTTAGCTACTACAAGCAGCACAGGCCCTGGTTTTCCACTCCTCAGGAAAGCTACGCCCTCAGAAGCTCTAATAATGCAGGGACAGAGTTTCCCTGGTAACTCAGAGCAACGCGCACATCCCACAGCCCTCCTGCACAAGATGCTGGTATTCCTCCCCAAAATGCCAAATGTGCTTGGACATCTCCCGTGCCTACACTCATGCTGCGTACTCAGTGGGATCAGGCAGGAGTTACCATTCTCACTTCATCTCTCTCATCCCCCTCTCACATAGCTCTAGAGCAAGAGGCTTTAGAGGTGACgtggggtgtggggaggaaagggaaggagggggcaGAGGAAGGCCCTGTGCGTTCCTAGCAGCATTCCTATATACTCCTCAGAGCAGCACTGTGAGAGGAGTGCTGGTGCTCAAGCTTGTCCACTGCCAGCCAAGCTCCTCTTAGCAGAGCAGCCTGAACAGAGGCAGAGTTCATCACTGTCACACCTGCACGTCACCTCTGCTGGGAGGAAACCAGAAGAAGGGGGTGACTTGCAGTACCTTCCATATGTTTTCTAACACTGGCAGGGGTGTCACTGATATGAGACCACAGAGAGGCAACATCACCAAAAAAGCAGATTAGGACCGTTCATCCAAACAAGAAAGGAATTTGCAGACAAAACGTCACAGTGTGAGCCAGCAAGAGCTGCTCTGAGGACCTGATCTAAACCACAAACCCAGGACGAGGCAAGCAAGGAGGAAACATGCAGAGCATCCTTCCCATGCCCCAGAACTTCACAGCCAAGGAGTATCTGGCCTTACCTTCCTTGCTGGTGTGCTGCATGGTCTCCCAGTCCTCAGGGCTCTGCCTGGCTTCCAGGCCCACTGCATCATTCAGGAAGAACTCACGCCTGCAGTTCCGGCTCTCCAGGCTCGCCATGCGGGGGAACTTCTTCCTTGACAGTCGCAGATACTTCTGGTTTTTGCGTTGCTTCCGGAGAGAGAATGGCAGGACTGCTCCCCCAGTCTTCTCTGAGAACTCTGCCTGTCCTGGCTTGGCTCCTGGCAGGCTACTGTCTCCTCCTCCAAACCTCCGTGcaagagagaaacagagcttctcctttcccttgtGGGCACTCCTCAAGTCCATGCCATACAGCCGCTGCCAAGAGATCAACGTGGTAAGGGTCAGAGCAGAAATCTGATAATAGTCAGGGCTCCCACCCGGGAGCCAGGAAACTATTCTTTGCTCAGTCCCTGAATGAGCTAGGGTAAGTTGTGCTACTTCTACAACACTGTTCCTCTCACCTCTTCAACTGCCATCTAAGTTCTTTCTAATATATGCTTCCTAGGATTGGCTGCTTTGCTTGGCAACAGCCAAAGCACGCTGAGCTCCACTTCCAACCAGCGGCTACCTTTAACATGATGGAAAGTCCAAGCCCaacatgaaattaaaagtaCAGAAACCAGGTAACCTGCAACCACCCAAGCCCAAAGTCAATAAAATCTTAGTTTAGGGAGCAAGAGCTGTTGTTGGtcgggttttttgtttgttttgcctttttaaagacATGTTAGCTGGCTCTTCAGCTAGCAGGTTAAAACTATCTGCCTACCCACTGATTTCATGTTGCTGTGTTCACTTGTTACCTCCAATTTAGTCGATGCAACGGCCAATGGACAGTTTCCACCTCCCTGtgagcagaggagcagctcaGCCGCTAATAAGTTAGAAATACAGAGAAGAGCAAGAGGCTACCTGCAGGAGGAGGCGCTTTGGTTTGGGGCC
The Phalacrocorax aristotelis chromosome 1, bGulAri2.1, whole genome shotgun sequence DNA segment above includes these coding regions:
- the CBX7 gene encoding chromobox protein homolog 7 isoform X4, with the protein product MELSAIGEQVFAVESIRKKRVRKGKVEYLVKWKGWPPKYSTWEPEDHILDPRLVVAYEEKEERDRASGYRKRGPKPKRLLLQRLYGMDLRSAHKGKEKLCFSLARRFGGGDSSLPGAKPGQAEFSEKTGGAVLPFSLRKQRKNQKYLRLSRKKFPRMASLESRNCRREFFLNDAVGLEARQSPEDWETMQHTSKEVVAVVPVGTLEYLSLCTQKASFCTE
- the CBX7 gene encoding chromobox protein homolog 7 isoform X3; the encoded protein is MELSAIGEQVFAVESIRKKRVRKGKVEYLVKWKGWPPKYSTWEPEDHILDPRLVVAYEEKEERDRASGYRKRGPKPKRLLLQRLYGMDLRSAHKGKEKLCFSLARRFGGGDSSLPGAKPGQAEFSEKTGGAVLPFSLRKQRKNQKYLRLSRKKFPRMASLESRNCRREFFLNDAVGLEARQSPEDWETMQHTSKEDVDGSLPWIPTVPPSEVTVTDITANSITVTFREAQVAEGFFRDRSAQF
- the CBX7 gene encoding chromobox protein homolog 7 isoform X6, with translation MELSAIGEQVFAVESIRKKRVRKGKVEYLVKWKGWPPKYSTWEPEDHILDPRLVVAYEEKEERDRASGYRKRGPKPKRLLLQRLYGMDLRSAHKGKEKLCFSLARRFGGGDSSLPGAKPGQAEFSEKTGGAVLPFSLRKQRKNQKYLRLSRKKFPRMASLESRNCRREFFLNDAVGLEARQSPEDWETMQHTSKEELRLVNLATF
- the CBX7 gene encoding chromobox protein homolog 7 isoform X5, which encodes MELSAIGEQVFAVESIRKKRVRKGKVEYLVKWKGWPPKYSTWEPEDHILDPRLVVAYEEKEERDRASGYRKRGPKPKRLLLQRLYGMDLRSAHKGKEKLCFSLARRFGGGDSSLPGAKPGQAEFSEKTGGAVLPFSLRKQRKNQKYLRLSRKKFPRMASLESRNCRREFFLNDAVGLEARQSPEDWETMQHTSKEAVRGNGSYLC
- the CBX7 gene encoding chromobox protein homolog 7 isoform X1 encodes the protein MELSAIGEQVFAVESIRKKRVRKGKVEYLVKWKGWPPKYSTWEPEDHILDPRLVVAYEEKEERDRASGYRKRGPKPKRLLLQRLYGMDLRSAHKGKEKLCFSLARRFGGGDSSLPGAKPGQAEFSEKTGGAVLPFSLRKQRKNQKYLRLSRKKFPRMASLESRNCRREFFLNDAVGLEARQSPEDWETMQHTSKEAELFSTGHFCWYKHAAWLEKERKMCVCACEISKEGSMKNGACKMLFLTLPITWIRGGWVCIHF
- the CBX7 gene encoding chromobox protein homolog 7 isoform X2; translated protein: MELSAIGEQVFAVESIRKKRVRKGKVEYLVKWKGWPPKYSTWEPEDHILDPRLVVAYEEKEERDRASGYRKRGPKPKRLLLQRLYGMDLRSAHKGKEKLCFSLARRFGGGDSSLPGAKPGQAEFSEKTGGAVLPFSLRKQRKNQKYLRLSRKKFPRMASLESRNCRREFFLNDAVGLEARQSPEDWETMQHTSKEADVDGSLPWIPTVPPSEVTVTDITANSITVTFREAQVAEGFFRDRSAQF